Proteins co-encoded in one Paraburkholderia terrae genomic window:
- the queG gene encoding tRNA epoxyqueuosine(34) reductase QueG has product MSDPHRDPHSPLETTNDEAPVTRRHDDAQLAALASRIKDWGRELGFGAVGISDIDLSHAEAGLAAWLDAGCHGEMDYMAKHGMKRARPAELVAGTRRVISVRMAYLPASSGARKGDESAVADVQHDWRLDERARLQDPAAAVVSIYARGRDYHKVMRNRLQQLAERIEAEIGPYGYRVFTDSAPVLEVELAQKAGTGWRGKHTLLLQRDAGSLFFLGEIFVDVPLPTDAETSPESAPETPGAHCGSCTRCIGACPTGAIVAPYQVDARRCISYLTIELKGSIPQDLRPLIGNRVYGCDDCQLVCPWNKFAQAAPVADFDVRHGLDRASLVELFGWSASDFDTRMQGSAIRRIGYECWLRNLAVGMGNALRAARDTLSADARAAIVDALRQRADDPSPLVREHVEWALEAA; this is encoded by the coding sequence ATGTCGGACCCACATCGCGATCCCCATTCGCCGCTCGAAACGACGAATGATGAAGCACCCGTCACGCGTCGCCATGATGATGCGCAACTGGCTGCGCTTGCTTCGCGTATCAAGGACTGGGGACGCGAACTGGGTTTCGGCGCGGTCGGCATCAGCGATATCGATCTGTCGCACGCTGAAGCGGGCCTTGCAGCCTGGCTCGACGCGGGTTGCCACGGCGAGATGGATTATATGGCCAAACATGGGATGAAACGTGCGCGGCCAGCCGAGCTTGTGGCCGGCACGCGACGCGTGATCTCGGTTCGCATGGCTTATTTGCCGGCTTCTTCAGGGGCGCGAAAGGGCGATGAAAGTGCCGTCGCCGACGTTCAACACGATTGGCGTCTCGACGAACGCGCGCGTCTCCAAGACCCGGCAGCGGCCGTCGTGTCGATCTACGCGCGGGGCCGCGACTATCACAAGGTCATGCGCAACCGCTTGCAGCAACTGGCCGAGCGGATCGAGGCGGAGATCGGGCCGTATGGCTATCGCGTGTTCACCGATTCGGCGCCCGTGCTCGAAGTCGAGCTTGCGCAAAAGGCGGGCACGGGCTGGCGCGGCAAGCACACGCTGCTGCTGCAGCGGGATGCGGGGTCGCTGTTCTTCCTCGGTGAAATCTTCGTCGACGTGCCATTGCCGACAGATGCCGAAACATCGCCCGAAAGCGCGCCCGAAACTCCCGGCGCGCATTGCGGCAGTTGCACGCGCTGCATCGGCGCATGTCCGACGGGGGCGATCGTCGCGCCTTATCAGGTCGATGCGCGGCGCTGCATCTCCTATCTGACGATCGAACTGAAGGGCAGTATTCCCCAAGACTTGCGGCCGCTGATCGGCAATCGTGTGTATGGCTGCGACGATTGCCAGCTCGTGTGTCCGTGGAACAAGTTCGCGCAAGCCGCGCCCGTCGCCGATTTCGATGTGCGTCACGGGCTGGATCGCGCGTCGCTGGTCGAGTTGTTCGGCTGGAGCGCCAGCGACTTCGACACGCGCATGCAAGGCAGCGCGATCCGCCGGATCGGCTACGAGTGCTGGCTGCGCAATCTCGCCGTCGGCATGGGCAACGCGCTGCGCGCCGCGCGCGATACGCTTTCCGCCGATGCCCGCGCGGCCATCGTCGACGCGCTGCGCCAGCGTGCCGACGATCCCTCGCCGCTCGTGCGCGAGCATGTCGAGTGGGCGCTGGAAGCGGCGTGA
- a CDS encoding methylated-DNA--[protein]-cysteine S-methyltransferase has product MFNAVIDAPFGKIGVRLEGEAVREIVYLPDSVPNVEPDSALAKQAVEQIEQYLQHASASFDLPLADVGTPFQRRVWKAISEIPPGVVMTYGQLAKQIGSVPRAVGQACGSNFFPIVIPCHRVVGAGGIGGFAHTGGDGYYRNVKRWLLKHEGVPYA; this is encoded by the coding sequence ATGTTCAACGCAGTGATCGATGCACCGTTCGGCAAGATCGGCGTGCGCCTGGAAGGAGAGGCGGTGCGCGAGATCGTCTATCTGCCCGACTCGGTGCCCAACGTCGAGCCGGATTCGGCGCTCGCGAAGCAGGCCGTCGAGCAGATCGAACAGTACCTGCAACATGCGTCGGCCAGCTTCGATCTGCCGCTCGCCGACGTCGGTACGCCGTTCCAGCGGCGCGTGTGGAAAGCGATCAGCGAGATCCCGCCCGGCGTCGTAATGACCTACGGGCAACTGGCGAAGCAGATCGGCAGCGTGCCGCGCGCGGTGGGCCAGGCATGCGGATCGAACTTCTTTCCGATCGTGATTCCGTGTCACCGCGTGGTCGGCGCGGGCGGCATCGGCGGCTTTGCGCATACGGGCGGCGACGGCTACTATCGCAACGTCAAACGCTGGCTACTCAAACACGAGGGCGTACCTTACGCATGA
- the xerD gene encoding site-specific tyrosine recombinase XerD, whose amino-acid sequence MTDVLTGDAQPASPLLLTSGASIDAFCDALWLEHGLARNTLDAYRRDLRLFSEWLASARDTSLDTASEADLTAYSAARSADKSTSANRRLSVFRRYYAWAVREHRASADPTLRIRSAKQPPRFPSTLTEAQVEALLGAPDVTTPLGLRDRTMLELMYASGLRVSELVTLKTVEVGLNEGVVRVMGKGSKERMIPFGEEAHGWIERYLRESRPALLGQRAADALFVTARAEGMTRQQFWNIIKRHAMTAHVHAPLSPHTLRHAFATHLLNHGADLRVVQLLLGHTDISTTQIYTHVARERLRTLHAAHHPRG is encoded by the coding sequence ATGACTGATGTGCTGACCGGAGACGCGCAGCCCGCGTCGCCTTTGCTGCTGACGAGCGGCGCGTCGATCGACGCCTTCTGCGACGCGCTGTGGCTCGAACATGGCCTCGCGCGCAACACGCTCGACGCGTACCGGCGCGACTTGCGGCTGTTCTCCGAATGGCTCGCAAGCGCGCGCGACACGTCGCTCGACACGGCAAGCGAAGCCGATCTGACGGCATACAGCGCCGCACGGTCGGCCGACAAGTCGACCTCGGCGAACCGGCGTCTCTCCGTATTTCGACGTTATTACGCATGGGCCGTGCGCGAGCATCGGGCATCGGCAGACCCGACATTGCGTATCCGCTCGGCCAAACAGCCGCCGCGTTTTCCGTCGACGCTGACGGAAGCGCAGGTCGAAGCGCTGCTCGGCGCGCCCGACGTGACGACGCCGTTGGGCCTGCGCGATCGCACGATGCTGGAGCTGATGTACGCAAGCGGCTTGCGGGTCAGCGAACTGGTCACGCTGAAGACCGTGGAAGTGGGCCTGAACGAAGGCGTCGTGCGCGTGATGGGCAAGGGCTCGAAAGAGCGGATGATTCCGTTCGGCGAAGAGGCGCATGGCTGGATCGAGCGGTATCTGCGCGAGTCGCGCCCGGCGTTGCTGGGCCAGCGTGCCGCCGACGCGCTATTCGTCACTGCGCGTGCCGAAGGCATGACGCGCCAGCAGTTCTGGAACATCATCAAGCGCCACGCGATGACGGCGCATGTCCACGCGCCGCTGTCGCCGCACACGCTGCGCCACGCGTTCGCGACGCATCTGCTGAACCACGGCGCGGACCTGCGCGTCGTACAGCTGCTGCTCGGCCACACCGATATCTCGACGACGCAGATCTACACGCACGTCGCGCGCGAGCGGCTCAGGACGCTGCACGCCGCGCATCACCCGCGCGGCTGA
- a CDS encoding class I adenylate-forming enzyme family protein yields MNSAQYSPAGAQHVDVAALLAALPERIADIPALIAARAPQHPALIEDDRHLTRAQLAEAVDAVAALLAAQGMRAGDRVMIVAENSVVQIVLLFAAAKLDAWALVSNARLSAAELDTIRAHAQPRLVAYAVDASPDARQHAERHGAQPARQIAVDIGGWSYALDDKAQVEPVETASDRQCAALIYTTGTTGSPKGVMLSHRNLLFIAAMSSTLRRVNADDVVYAVLPVSHVYGLASVCLGSLYAGATLRLAPRFVPDAVRRALAEERVSILQGVPAMHAKLLEYLQAQRLPWSAPRLRFAYSGGSPLDAALKSRVESVYGVALHNGYGMTESSPTVSQTMIEAPRTDCSVGQAIPGIDVRFVGLDGADVTQGEVGELWVRGPNVMLGYYRNPQQTQAAVTVDGWLKTGDLARQDADGALHIAGRSKELIIRSGFNVYPAEVEHVLNAHPDVVQSAVIGRAVEGNEEVVAFVELTGGAKATPADLAAWCEARLAPYKRPAEIKVLAALPAASTGKILKHRLRDLA; encoded by the coding sequence TTGAATTCAGCCCAGTACTCGCCGGCCGGCGCGCAGCACGTCGATGTTGCGGCGCTTCTCGCCGCGCTCCCCGAACGCATCGCCGATATTCCGGCGCTCATCGCCGCGCGCGCCCCACAGCATCCCGCGTTGATCGAAGACGACCGGCATCTGACGCGCGCGCAACTCGCCGAAGCCGTCGATGCCGTCGCCGCCTTGCTCGCCGCACAAGGCATGCGCGCTGGCGACCGCGTGATGATCGTCGCCGAGAACAGCGTCGTGCAGATCGTACTGCTGTTCGCGGCCGCGAAACTCGATGCATGGGCGCTGGTGTCGAACGCGCGGCTGTCGGCGGCGGAACTCGATACGATCCGTGCGCACGCGCAACCCCGTCTGGTCGCATATGCCGTCGATGCATCGCCCGATGCGCGGCAGCACGCCGAGCGCCACGGCGCCCAGCCGGCCCGCCAGATCGCGGTGGACATCGGCGGATGGTCGTACGCGCTCGACGATAAAGCGCAAGTGGAACCCGTCGAAACCGCCAGCGACCGCCAATGCGCCGCGCTGATCTACACGACGGGCACGACGGGCTCACCCAAAGGCGTGATGCTGTCGCACCGCAATCTGCTGTTCATCGCGGCGATGTCTAGCACGCTGCGGCGCGTCAATGCCGACGACGTCGTCTATGCGGTGCTGCCTGTCTCTCACGTGTACGGCCTGGCGTCGGTGTGTCTCGGCAGCCTGTATGCGGGCGCGACGCTCAGGCTCGCGCCGCGCTTCGTGCCGGATGCCGTGCGCCGCGCGCTCGCCGAAGAACGGGTGTCGATCCTCCAGGGCGTGCCCGCGATGCACGCGAAGCTGCTCGAATACCTGCAGGCGCAACGCTTGCCGTGGTCCGCGCCGCGCCTGCGCTTCGCCTACTCCGGCGGCTCGCCGCTCGACGCCGCATTGAAGTCACGAGTCGAAAGCGTGTATGGCGTCGCGCTGCACAACGGCTATGGGATGACCGAAAGCAGTCCGACCGTTTCCCAAACGATGATCGAAGCGCCCCGAACCGACTGTTCTGTCGGCCAGGCAATTCCTGGCATCGATGTGCGCTTCGTCGGACTGGACGGCGCCGACGTCACGCAAGGCGAAGTCGGCGAACTGTGGGTGCGCGGGCCGAACGTGATGCTCGGCTATTACCGTAATCCGCAGCAGACGCAGGCGGCCGTCACCGTGGACGGCTGGCTCAAGACAGGCGATCTCGCACGCCAGGACGCGGACGGCGCGCTGCATATCGCCGGGCGCAGCAAGGAGCTGATCATCCGCTCGGGCTTCAACGTGTACCCGGCCGAGGTCGAGCACGTGCTGAATGCGCATCCCGATGTCGTGCAGTCGGCGGTGATCGGGCGGGCGGTCGAGGGTAACGAGGAAGTCGTCGCGTTCGTCGAACTGACGGGCGGCGCCAAGGCCACGCCCGCCGATCTCGCCGCATGGTGCGAAGCGCGCCTCGCGCCCTACAAGCGGCCCGCCGAAATCAAGGTGCTCGCGGCATTGCCGGCGGCATCGACGGGCAAGATTCTCAAGCACCGCTTGCGCGATCTCGCCTGA
- the ybaK gene encoding Cys-tRNA(Pro) deacylase: MSKSRHVSETPATQFLRRHKVEFGEHPYDYVDHGGTAESARQLGVDEHQVVKTLVMEDESAKPLIVLMHGDRTVSTKNLARQIGAKRVEPCKPEVASRHSGYMIGGTSPFGTKKAMPVYVESTILELDRIFINGGRRGFLVSIEPAVVTSLLAAKPVQCAIVE, translated from the coding sequence ATGAGCAAATCCAGACACGTTTCCGAGACCCCCGCCACGCAGTTCCTGCGTCGCCACAAGGTCGAGTTCGGCGAGCATCCGTACGACTACGTCGACCACGGCGGCACGGCCGAATCGGCGCGGCAGTTGGGTGTCGACGAGCATCAGGTCGTCAAGACGCTGGTGATGGAAGACGAAAGCGCGAAGCCGCTGATCGTGCTGATGCACGGCGACCGCACCGTGTCGACCAAGAACCTCGCGCGTCAGATCGGCGCGAAGCGTGTCGAGCCGTGCAAGCCGGAAGTGGCGAGCCGTCATTCGGGGTACATGATCGGCGGCACGTCGCCGTTCGGCACGAAGAAGGCGATGCCCGTGTACGTCGAATCGACCATACTCGAACTCGACAGGATTTTCATCAACGGCGGCCGGCGCGGCTTTCTGGTCAGCATCGAGCCCGCCGTGGTGACGTCGCTGCTGGCTGCGAAGCCGGTGCAATGCGCGATCGTCGAATGA
- the plsY gene encoding glycerol-3-phosphate 1-O-acyltransferase PlsY translates to MENLIVAVVAYLIGSVSFAVVVSAAMGLADPRSYGSKNPGATNVLRSGNKKAAILTLLGDAFKGWLAVWLTGHFSAHFGLDDTSVAIAAIAVFVGHLYPVFFRFKGGKGVATAAGVLLAINPILGIATLATWLIVAFFTRYSSLAALCAAIFAPLFDGFLFGANVIAVAIVAMSALLIWRHRANIAKLVAGQESRIGDKKKAEAAARAASNKH, encoded by the coding sequence ATGGAAAACCTGATTGTCGCCGTCGTGGCTTATCTGATCGGCTCGGTGTCGTTTGCCGTGGTCGTCAGCGCCGCGATGGGACTCGCCGATCCGCGCTCGTACGGCTCGAAGAACCCCGGCGCGACCAACGTGCTGCGCAGCGGCAACAAGAAGGCCGCGATCCTCACGCTGCTCGGCGACGCGTTCAAAGGCTGGCTCGCCGTGTGGCTTACTGGGCATTTCTCGGCGCACTTCGGGCTCGACGACACGTCCGTCGCGATTGCCGCAATTGCCGTGTTCGTCGGCCACCTGTATCCCGTCTTCTTCCGCTTCAAGGGCGGCAAGGGCGTCGCGACGGCAGCGGGCGTGCTGCTTGCGATCAATCCTATCCTCGGTATCGCGACGCTGGCGACCTGGCTGATCGTCGCGTTCTTCACGCGCTATTCGTCGCTGGCCGCGCTGTGCGCGGCGATCTTCGCGCCTTTGTTCGACGGCTTTCTGTTCGGCGCGAACGTGATCGCGGTGGCGATCGTTGCGATGAGCGCGCTGCTGATCTGGCGTCACCGCGCGAACATCGCGAAGCTGGTCGCCGGGCAGGAGAGCCGCATCGGCGACAAGAAGAAAGCGGAAGCGGCGGCGCGGGCAGCTTCGAACAAGCACTGA
- a CDS encoding YajQ family cyclic di-GMP-binding protein, translating to MPSFDVVSEANMIEVKNAIEQSNKEISTRFDFKGSDARVEQKERELTAFADDEFKLGQVKDVLVSKMAKRNVDVRFLDYGKIEKIGGDKVKQVVTVKKGVSGDLAKKIVRLVKDSKIKVQASIQGDAVRVTGTKRDDLQSVIAMLRKDVTDTPLDFNNFRD from the coding sequence ATGCCATCGTTTGACGTCGTCAGCGAAGCCAACATGATCGAGGTGAAGAACGCCATCGAGCAATCCAACAAGGAAATCTCGACGCGCTTCGACTTCAAGGGCTCGGATGCCCGCGTCGAGCAGAAAGAACGCGAACTGACCGCGTTCGCCGACGATGAATTCAAGCTCGGCCAGGTAAAGGACGTGCTGGTGTCGAAAATGGCCAAACGCAACGTGGACGTGCGCTTCCTCGACTACGGCAAGATTGAGAAGATCGGCGGCGACAAGGTCAAGCAGGTCGTCACCGTGAAGAAGGGCGTGTCCGGCGATCTGGCCAAGAAGATCGTCAGGCTCGTGAAGGACAGCAAGATCAAGGTTCAGGCGAGCATTCAGGGCGACGCAGTGCGCGTGACGGGCACCAAGCGCGACGATCTGCAAAGCGTGATCGCGATGCTGCGCAAGGATGTGACCGACACGCCGCTCGACTTCAACAACTTCCGCGACTGA
- the murB gene encoding UDP-N-acetylmuramate dehydrogenase gives MSQSDPLSFIADFPLKPHNTFGFDVRARLACHIESEAQLLAAVRDPRAAGLRRLVLGGGSNVVLTGDFDGIVLLVGLRGRKVIREDDDAWYVEAAAGENWHEFVSWTLAEGMPGLENLALIPGTVGAAPIQNIGAYGLEMCERFVSLRAIELATGETIELDADACRFGYRDSFFKQEGRERFVIVSVTFRLPKAWVPRAGYADIARELAAVGLGDSTPSPQAIFDAVVAVRRAKLPDPLALGNAGSFFKNPVVEAAQFDALRAKEPEVVSYRQADGRVKLAAGWLIDRCGWKGRTMGAAGVHERQALVLVNHGGASGAEVLALAKAIQQDVAQRFGVELEAEPVCL, from the coding sequence ATGTCCCAGTCCGATCCCCTTTCGTTCATCGCCGACTTCCCGCTGAAGCCGCACAACACGTTCGGTTTCGACGTGCGCGCGCGGCTTGCATGCCATATCGAAAGCGAGGCGCAGCTGCTTGCCGCCGTGCGCGATCCGCGCGCTGCGGGCTTGCGGCGGCTCGTGCTGGGTGGCGGCAGCAACGTCGTGTTGACGGGCGATTTCGACGGCATCGTGCTTCTGGTCGGCTTGCGCGGCCGTAAGGTGATCCGCGAAGACGATGACGCATGGTACGTGGAAGCGGCGGCGGGCGAGAACTGGCACGAGTTCGTGTCGTGGACCCTCGCAGAGGGCATGCCCGGCCTCGAAAATCTCGCGCTGATTCCGGGCACGGTCGGCGCGGCGCCGATCCAGAACATCGGCGCGTACGGGCTGGAGATGTGCGAGCGCTTCGTGTCGCTGCGCGCAATCGAGCTGGCGACGGGCGAAACCATCGAACTCGATGCCGACGCTTGCCGCTTCGGCTATCGCGACAGCTTCTTCAAACAGGAAGGGCGGGAGCGCTTCGTAATCGTGTCGGTGACGTTCAGGCTGCCGAAGGCGTGGGTACCGCGCGCGGGTTACGCGGACATCGCGCGCGAACTTGCCGCCGTCGGCCTCGGCGATTCGACGCCGTCGCCTCAGGCGATCTTCGATGCCGTCGTCGCGGTGCGGCGCGCGAAGCTGCCCGATCCGCTCGCGCTCGGCAACGCGGGGAGCTTCTTCAAGAATCCCGTCGTGGAGGCGGCGCAGTTCGACGCGTTGCGCGCGAAGGAGCCGGAGGTCGTTTCGTATCGTCAGGCGGATGGGCGCGTGAAGCTCGCGGCTGGCTGGCTGATCGACCGGTGCGGCTGGAAAGGCCGAACGATGGGCGCGGCGGGCGTGCATGAGCGGCAGGCGCTGGTGCTCGTGAATCACGGCGGCGCGAGCGGGGCAGAGGTGCTGGCGCTCGCAAAGGCCATTCAGCAGGATGTCGCGCAGCGGTTCGGCGTCGAGCTGGAGGCGGAGCCGGTTTGTCTGTGA
- the argF gene encoding ornithine carbamoyltransferase, translating to MTAKKIRHYLQFNDFSLDDYEYVLERARILKRKFKNYETYHPLHDRTLAMIFEKNSTRTRLSFEAGIFQLGGHAVFMSTRDTQLGRGEPIEDAAQVISRMVDIIMIRTFGQDIIQRFAENSRVPVINGLTNEYHPCQVLADIFTFYEHRGPIRGKTVAWVGDANNMLYTWIEAAQILGFKLRLSTPPGYKLDRALVAAESAPFYEEFDDPNEACKGADLVTTDVWTSMGFEAENEARKQAFADWCVDADMMSRANKDALFMHCLPAHRGEEVSAEVIDGPQSVVWDEAENRLHVQKALMEFLLLGKLNH from the coding sequence ATGACCGCCAAGAAAATCCGCCACTATCTGCAGTTCAACGATTTCTCGCTGGACGACTACGAGTACGTGCTCGAACGCGCGCGCATCCTGAAGCGCAAGTTCAAGAACTACGAGACGTATCATCCGCTGCACGACCGCACGCTCGCGATGATCTTCGAGAAGAACTCGACGCGTACGCGCCTGTCGTTCGAAGCGGGCATCTTCCAGCTGGGCGGCCACGCCGTCTTCATGAGCACGCGCGACACGCAGCTCGGCCGCGGCGAGCCGATCGAAGACGCGGCGCAGGTCATCTCGCGGATGGTCGACATCATCATGATCCGCACGTTCGGCCAGGACATCATCCAGCGCTTTGCGGAAAATTCGCGCGTGCCCGTCATCAACGGTCTGACGAACGAATATCACCCGTGCCAGGTGCTGGCCGACATCTTCACGTTCTACGAACATCGCGGGCCGATTCGCGGCAAGACGGTCGCGTGGGTCGGCGACGCGAACAACATGCTGTACACGTGGATCGAAGCCGCGCAGATTCTCGGCTTCAAGCTGCGCCTGTCCACGCCGCCGGGCTACAAGCTCGACCGCGCACTGGTCGCAGCTGAAAGTGCGCCGTTCTACGAAGAATTCGACGATCCGAACGAAGCCTGCAAGGGTGCCGACCTCGTCACCACGGACGTCTGGACCAGCATGGGCTTCGAAGCGGAAAACGAGGCACGCAAACAGGCGTTCGCGGACTGGTGCGTCGATGCCGACATGATGTCGCGCGCGAACAAGGACGCCCTCTTCATGCACTGCTTGCCCGCGCATCGCGGCGAGGAAGTGAGCGCGGAGGTGATCGACGGGCCGCAGAGCGTGGTGTGGGACGAAGCGGAAAACCGTCTGCACGTGCAAAAGGCGCTGATGGAATTCCTGCTGCTCGGCAAGCTGAATCACTGA
- a CDS encoding DUF3579 domain-containing protein codes for MADTPPTEFFIQGITSNGRKFRPSDWSERLAGVMSCYGPGARGPNARLQYSHYVRPTLIGDVKVVIVDSRLRDIEPMAFDFVMNFAKDNDLLVTEACELPPEHEARKSK; via the coding sequence ATGGCCGACACACCCCCAACCGAGTTTTTCATTCAAGGCATCACGTCAAATGGGCGAAAGTTTCGTCCAAGCGACTGGTCGGAGCGGCTGGCGGGCGTGATGTCGTGTTACGGTCCGGGCGCGAGAGGGCCGAATGCCCGCCTTCAGTATTCTCATTACGTTCGCCCTACGCTGATCGGCGACGTGAAGGTTGTGATCGTGGATTCGCGGTTGCGGGACATCGAGCCGATGGCGTTCGACTTCGTGATGAACTTCGCGAAAGACAACGATCTGCTCGTCACCGAGGCTTGCGAACTTCCACCGGAGCATGAAGCACGCAAATCGAAGTAG
- the rpsT gene encoding 30S ribosomal protein S20: MANSAQARKRARQAAKANSHNSALRSKYRTAVKAVRKAIEAGDAAQAAEIFKASAKTLDIIADKKIVHKNKAARHKSRLAAAVKGLQASAAQ; encoded by the coding sequence ATGGCTAACTCCGCACAAGCACGCAAGCGCGCCCGTCAAGCCGCCAAGGCTAACTCGCACAACTCGGCGCTGCGCTCGAAGTACCGCACGGCTGTCAAGGCTGTCCGTAAGGCAATCGAAGCCGGCGACGCAGCGCAAGCCGCTGAAATCTTCAAGGCATCGGCAAAGACGCTGGACATCATTGCCGACAAGAAAATTGTTCACAAGAACAAGGCAGCTCGCCATAAGAGCCGCCTCGCTGCAGCCGTCAAGGGTCTGCAAGCGTCCGCAGCGCAGTAA
- the murJ gene encoding murein biosynthesis integral membrane protein MurJ translates to MNLFRALLTVSGFTLLSRVTGLARETLIARAFGASQYTDAFYVAFRIPNLLRRISAEGAFSQAFVPILAEFKNQQGHDATKALVDATSTVLAWALAVLSLLGVAGATWVVLVVASGLRSDGQAFTLAVSMTRIMFPYIVFISLTSLASGVLNTYKNFSLPAFAPVLLNVAFIIAAVFFAPLMKVPVYALAWAVIAGGIAQFVVQLPGLKRIDMIPRIGLNPIKALAHRGVKRVLAKMLPAMFAVSVAQISLIINTNIASHIGPGAVSWINYADRLMEFPTALLGVALGTILLPSLSKAHVDADTHEYSALLDWGLRVTFLLAAPSAVALFFFAEPLTATLFHYGKFDGNAVVMVGRALAAYGIGLIGIILIKILAPGFYAKQDIKTPVKIGVGVLIVTQLSNYVFVPIFSHAGLTLSIGLGACVNALCLFIGLRRRGIYMPSRGWSVFFVQLVGACLVLAGVMHWFAISFDWIGMHAEPVRRMVLLAACLVLFAALYFGMLWAMGFKYAYFRRRAK, encoded by the coding sequence ATGAATCTATTCCGTGCCCTGCTGACGGTCAGCGGCTTCACGTTGCTTTCGCGCGTGACCGGACTGGCCCGCGAGACCCTGATCGCCCGCGCATTCGGGGCGAGCCAATACACCGACGCATTCTACGTCGCGTTCCGCATTCCGAATCTGCTGCGCCGCATTTCCGCGGAAGGCGCCTTCTCCCAGGCCTTCGTGCCGATCCTTGCCGAGTTCAAGAACCAGCAAGGTCACGACGCGACCAAGGCGCTCGTCGACGCGACTTCGACTGTGCTCGCCTGGGCGCTCGCCGTGCTGTCGCTGCTCGGCGTGGCGGGCGCGACCTGGGTCGTGCTGGTGGTCGCGTCGGGCCTGCGCAGCGACGGCCAGGCGTTCACGCTCGCCGTGTCGATGACGCGGATCATGTTCCCTTACATCGTGTTCATCTCGCTGACGTCGCTGGCGTCGGGCGTGCTGAATACGTACAAGAATTTCTCGTTGCCCGCGTTCGCGCCCGTGCTGCTGAACGTCGCGTTCATCATCGCGGCCGTGTTCTTCGCGCCGCTGATGAAGGTGCCCGTGTACGCGCTCGCGTGGGCGGTGATCGCGGGCGGGATCGCGCAGTTCGTCGTGCAGTTGCCGGGCCTGAAACGGATCGACATGATCCCGCGCATCGGGCTCAATCCGATCAAGGCGCTCGCGCATCGCGGCGTCAAACGCGTGCTCGCGAAGATGCTGCCGGCGATGTTCGCGGTCTCCGTCGCGCAGATCAGCCTGATCATCAACACGAACATTGCATCGCACATCGGGCCGGGCGCCGTGTCGTGGATCAACTACGCCGACCGTCTGATGGAATTCCCGACGGCGCTGCTCGGCGTCGCGCTCGGCACGATCCTGCTGCCGAGCCTGTCGAAAGCGCACGTCGACGCCGACACGCACGAATACTCAGCGCTGCTCGACTGGGGCTTGCGCGTGACGTTCCTGCTTGCCGCGCCGAGCGCCGTCGCGCTGTTCTTCTTCGCCGAGCCGCTCACGGCGACGCTGTTCCACTACGGCAAGTTCGACGGTAATGCCGTCGTGATGGTGGGGCGCGCGCTGGCGGCATACGGCATCGGACTGATCGGCATCATCCTGATCAAGATTCTCGCGCCTGGCTTTTACGCGAAGCAGGACATCAAGACGCCCGTGAAGATCGGCGTCGGCGTGCTGATCGTCACGCAGTTGAGCAACTACGTGTTCGTGCCGATCTTCTCGCATGCGGGGCTGACGCTGTCGATCGGGCTTGGCGCCTGTGTCAACGCGCTGTGTCTGTTCATCGGTTTGCGGCGGCGCGGCATCTATATGCCGTCACGGGGCTGGTCGGTGTTTTTCGTGCAACTGGTCGGCGCGTGCCTGGTGCTCGCGGGCGTGATGCACTGGTTCGCTATCAGCTTCGACTGGATAGGCATGCACGCTGAGCCGGTGCGGCGCATGGTGTTGCTTGCAGCGTGCCTCGTGCTGTTCGCGGCGTTATATTTCGGTATGCTTTGGGCGATGGGCTTCAAATACGCGTATTTCAGAAGGCGAGCGAAGTGA